AGAAGAGCTTATTTTGCTATTTTCTGCAGATTTCTAACAACATTTGTTGCTGTGTATAGTACCGAAGTTTGTTGCTCCACTGTGTATAGTACCACTCCTACTTGCTTGCTCGTCATGAACCCCCTCGCATGTAGCTCTCTCCTCATCAACATGCATTTCCTTAACGCCTCCATCCATGCCGCAGGTACACAAAAAATGCCAAGATCCAATTCTTCACTATTTGTTCTTCGCTGACGGTGAGCAATGTAGGTTGCTCTTTCATTGCAGGGCGGCATGTGGCTCTATCGACGGCGGCTTGTAGTTCTGACCACGGGCCCATGTAGTATGCTCGACGCCCTCCGTGTTCCCATCTCCACTCGCTGTCCAGTCACCGGCAATCTTCCGCCACACATTTTTTTGGCACATTATTTTGCAGCCCACTTCGATGACTATGCAGTTTGTGGTGTACACGGGTGCAGATGATCCATGAATTGAGttttatttttctcaaaaaaatgtATGACGATGGAGTTGTCATTGTGCAAAATACACAGAAAACGTTTCACTATTTTTGTCTAGAGGTTCGTTTCATTGTTCTCAAGCGGTTCATTTGAATGAAAGAATAAAAATAGTTAGAAAAGAGAAACTAATGTAGTACACTTGCCTCTACTCTGGAGTTCGGACGCGTTAACAGAAAAAAGGACAAAATAGAAAATGCAGTGCACTTGGCCTGTCACTACAGTCCCGAGCATGTTAATGAAAAATGTTGTCCCAAAGAAACGTGTTACATGAAAACCTCAACAGTAACTCATGCGGTTCACTTTCAAAAGTGTTGCGGTTCATTTTTTCTATTGATGCGGTTCACTTGCTCGTCTTGGAAAATTTATGTCCGACAAaaaaaatcatgaagttcacttgcccGTCTGCTGCAGTGCAGTTAGCAGTGCGGTTTTCCGTCTGATGAAGTTCACTCATCGATTTcagtgtcgcgaaaaacagagtacCCGCATTTCGGTAATTTCCAAACTGCTTTTAAACCGTGAAGAATTAgtgagagtgttctacatgaaaaaattgcgcctcatcgatatctttccaacggcgtataatttgaatcatttcgactaGTGGTTTGTGAAAAATTCacaaaaaacggccgctgcctctcGCCGTCAGCCGTACAATTTTCAAAATGAACTCAAAACCATAAGGATTCTCAAAAACAttccaacatatgaaagttgcgccttgttcgtagttttccaacggcatatcacacgcctcgtttcgataAACGGTTCAAAAAGTGGAGAAAAACCTGTACGAAAATtactaaaaattcaaaaaaatagaattccgcgatttactaaatttaaaactgctcttaaaccacaacgaattagagaaaatattatatatcaaaaaGATGTGCCTCGACGATATGTTTCcaatggtgtatcatttgcttcattccgacgagcggttcggaaaaaacgcgaaaaaacgctcgttGCCACTCGTCGTGCGccacaccattttcaaaactgctcttaaaccatgaaGAATTtcgaaagtgttcaacatggcgaagttgcgcccaatccatagcttctcaacggtatattacacgtctCGTTACGATAaatggttaaaaaactagagcgaaaaaggTACCGAAAAAACACCAAGTGCAgtttttttcgacacgaagttcactattCTGTGTATTGCAGCACCCCTGCTACTGAAAGTGCAGTGCACTTGCGTTAAGCGTGCAGtacggaagtgttatcagaatagttattttgCTAATATTAGCCGAATAGAACGGCTGtatatatataggatgggtctattatgataacaccctctaAAGTCTTATTATGATAACACTTGgaccttattctgataacacctccaaccaccaccaccacctcctcctcctcctcctccatgcccGATCCCCTCTCTTCCCCCTTTTACCTGTGCtgcagcctcctcccacctcccctccACATTCCACTGCCGGGGACGCCAGGGGCTCGTGCCTCCGACGCCGGGGCCGTGCTGCCGCCCGCGTATCTCTCCTGGCCTGGCAACCCACCGCTCCGGAGCGAGACCCGCGCGGTTCCCCTGCGCCCGGCGACCTTTCACCGCCGCCAAGTGCCCAGTCCGGCGTCCTCCCGCCGTGGTGCCTCATCCCCCCACCACCCCGCACCCGGCTTGTCTTCCTCAAAGGTTGTGCACCTTCCCCATGTGTCGCCGGTGACGAATCGGGCTGCCGGCCACCCCGCGCCGAACCGGCGGCGGATCGGAACTCCATCGCCAGCCCACGCCCGGCCGACGACGGATCCGAGCACCCCCATGCCACCCTGTGCCCAGCGCACGACGGATCCGAGCTCCTCTCCCACCGGAAGCCCAACCAGGTGTCCCCCACCTTCCTCCCGCCTTGCGTGCGCGGTGATCGTTGCCATAGAGGGCCACCAATCCCCTTGTGACGAGGACGAGAGGGGTGACCACCTCTCTCCTTGTTGTTTGGCTTTGCACCTGGTGCAGTGCAGTCAGATCATAGGAGCAGTGCGCTGCGCGCTCTCGTGTGGTTCATCCACTGCCACCGCGAATCCCCTCCCTTCCCCGACCTCTCTACTCCATAGACGAGCTGCTCTTCTATCGCTCATAGGCGCGCGCCTGACGGGGCTGCT
Above is a window of Triticum aestivum cultivar Chinese Spring chromosome 6B, IWGSC CS RefSeq v2.1, whole genome shotgun sequence DNA encoding:
- the LOC123139239 gene encoding uncharacterized protein produces the protein MITLGPYSDNTSNHHHHLLLLLLHARSPLFPLLPVLQPPPTSPPHSTAGDARGSCLRRRGRAAARVSLLAWQPTAPERDPRGSPAPGDLSPPPSAQSGVLPPWCLIPPPPRTRLVFLKGCAPSPCVAGDESGCRPPRAEPAADRNSIASPRPADDGSEHPHATLCPAHDGSELLSHRKPNQLCCFMVCGSGGAGKQYTVAPVSKWCGPASAEHVARYLIVHGSSGAGKHYTATPASKWCSSVLMSAQLTTAKGLVSTRLETIASCFHKMVIIQGVIWTM